In a single window of the Drosophila miranda strain MSH22 chromosome XL, D.miranda_PacBio2.1, whole genome shotgun sequence genome:
- the LOC108164779 gene encoding probable tubulin beta chain CG32396, which produces MREIVTLQIGGAGNAIGDAFWHVISHEHGVDYSSGRFAGTSPLQLERMNVFFNATVSKRFYARSIVIDTEASTIQRLHNSSQLYRPENFVAGSESAGNNFARGYHTDGAEILQQVLDNTRREVEAVDSLQGFQLLHSIGGGTGSGLTSLIMEALVEQYPDNLLCNYVTIPSPNMSQVVVEPYNALLSTPALVNNSHLTFCLDNEALFQICNRNLKIKMSGYEHINHIVALTMSGITTCLRFPGQLNAGLRKIYVNMVPFPRLHFLIPGFAPLVTCTQQQFSKGTVAELVQQIFSSNNLLCAIDLRQGKLLTAAGIFRGRMSPREVDQLMTGMRNKNMNNFVDWIPNNIKTAICDIPPRGLKMSATFIGNTTAIQTLFQRLLDGSSVMLRRKAHLHWYTGEGMEEQEFIDAQQELQAIIDDYRSSAEMDGEGGGGGGGGAAGGGDEDGSVDGSVGSGAAAGPQCPYCT; this is translated from the coding sequence TGGAGCGCATGAATGTCTTCTTCAATGCGACGGTGAGCAAGCGGTTCTATGCCCGCAGCATCGTCATCGACACGGAGGCCAGCACCATCCAGCGGCTGCATAACAGCAGTCAGCTGTACAGGCCCGAGAACTTTGTGGCCGGGTCGGAGAGTGCGGGCAACAACTTTGCCCGCGGCTACCATACGGATGGGGCCGAGATCCTGCAGCAGGTGCTGGACAACACGAGGCGGGAGGTGGAGGCCGTCGACTCCCTGCAGGGATTTCAGCTGCTTCACTCGATTGGCGGCGGCACCGGCTCCGGCCTGACCTCGCTGATCATGGAGGCGCTGGTCGAACAGTATCCGGACAATCTGCTGTGCAACTACGTGACCATACCCTCGCCGAACATGTCCCAGGTGGTGGTTGAGCCCTACAATGCTCTGCTCAGCACACCCGCCCTGGTGAACAATTCGCATTTGACGTTCTGTTTGGACAACGAGGCCCTGTTTCAGATCTGCAATCGGAACCTGAAAATCAAAATGTCCGGCTACGAGCACATCAATCATATCGTCGCCCTGACCATGTCCGGCATCACGACATGCCTCCGGTTTCCCGGCCAGCTGAATGCCGGCCTCAGGAAGATCTACGTGAACATGGTGCCATTTCCGCGCCTGCATTTCCTTATACCCGGCTTCGCGCCGCTGGTCACCTGCACGCAGCAGCAGTTCAGCAAGGGTACCGTCGCGGAGCTGGTCCAGCAGATCTTCTCCAGCAACAATCTGCTGTGCGCCATCGATCTGCGACAGGGTAAACTCCTGACCGCCGCCGGCATATTCCGGGGCAGGATGTCCCCCCGTGAGGTGGACCAACTGATGACGGGGATGCGCAATAAGAATATGAACAACTTTGTCGACTGGATACCCAACAACATCAAGACGGCGATCTGCGACATACCGCCGCGCGGGCTCAAGATGTCCGCCACATTTATCGGCAATACGACGGCCATTCAGACGCTCTTCCAGCGCCTCCTCGACGGCTCCTCGGTGATGCTGCGGCGCAAGGCCCATCTCCACTGGTACACGGGGGAGGGCATGGAGGAGCAGGAGTTCATCGATGCCCAGCAGGAGCTGCAGGCCATCATCGATGACTATCGCAGCAGTGCGGAAATGGATGGCGAgggcggcggtggtggtggcggtggcgcTGCCGGTGGCGGCGACGAAGATGGCAGTGTGGATGGCAGTGTTGGCTCTGGTGCTGCTGCCGGACCCCAATGTCCCTACTGTACCTAG